The Lycium barbarum isolate Lr01 chromosome 11, ASM1917538v2, whole genome shotgun sequence genome contains the following window.
CTTGCTTTGATTCCTGGGGCTTCCTGCCGACTTATCCGTGCCCGACTTTTTACCCACGGTAGATCCACCCCCATTTGGAGTGTTAGTGCCTTTGGTTGGTAGCGCCGGCCATGTTTCCGTAGTCACTTTTCCAGTGTGTCGTATGGTAGTTTTTAGCCCCAATCCTTTCCCTACTTGCTTCAGCACCGTCGTATCGTTATTTTCCATGTTTATAGCAGCACACTAGCGTGCACCTGTGAGAGAGGAGAGAGGATCGTTATTTCTCTTGACTCTATTAACAATGTATAATATGTATCGTATCAGATACTTGTTTAAACTAATTATTAGATAGGAgtactttttataattttttaagacTTGTACAttattgaatatgttatgaaattgtctAACTATTTATGATTTATTGGTGGGTTTTGATTGATAATTGATCGAGTTTCGAATTAGATTTGATATAGTTTGGGTCGGAAAACTATAGTTGTTTAATGTTGTTTGGGTGATCGATTGGCAGCGCATAGTGCTGGATTTATTTCAGAATTGTAATTGTTTTTAATTGGCACGTAGTGCCAACTGGTCGGTTTGTTCATTAAAAGAATACAAATACAACAAATCGATCGACCTCAGTCTGTATTTTAAACAAAATGAGAAAACCAACCGAAAAAATTGATCAGTATTTTCATataaaataaattaataatataaaaaaatcgACTGAGATCAGTTAGTTTCTTTTTGGGGTCATATGTCAAGAAAATAGATTTTTACAAAATAAGGAAATCGATCGAGTACAGTCCTTGAAGTCTGTCGGTTTATTGTACAAACCAGTTCATTATTGGCCTATGATATGGATCGGTTTTTCCAATAAATCAACCGACGGCGATCCCTTTCAGCCATGATTTTATTAGTGCTAATGTGGTTCGGTCAATCGACCTACGTCCACATGTAGAGATATGCAATTCATTACATCAAAGATAGTACAAAATAAAGCGAAAAATAACCTCACAAATTCACTCAGAAAAAGGAGGTTGACACAAGTAACAAGCACTATACAAGAACAGGAATTAGCTGCAAATTCCGTAGCACATTCGTCGCTAAATAGGATTAACAACGAATTTTGCTATTTAGCTATTAAATTTATATATCGCTAAATTcctgttttttagtagtgaaattCTCCCCTAAAATAAGACTCTCAAATCCCTTAAGGTTACATTGTAGATGTTGCCAAGTAAGAAGGAGGGAGCCTTAATGTCTAAAAGTCCAAAATCTTTTGCTccaaaaaagaaaaggattagtcaaatatgaaaaaattatatttttcttttagaaaaaaaaaaaaaatctaattatTGTAAGAAAAAGTCAGGCTAAACACCTACAAACGCTAAAGGTAAATGTAAATAGAATTTAACTACAAACTCAAGGGTAAACTGTAGGTATTAAGCCTATTCCCAAAAATATGGGAGGTTAGCATCATTAGGTTACTATTTTTTATTAGAATAAATGCGGAGGAGATTACAAAAATGTTACCTTATATTTGGGGTAGGTTTAAAGCAGTCCCTTAGATATCCTTTaagcagttttggtcctttaagtttgccaaaagtaaATATTTTTGGGATAAAAAATTTAACTAATTTTGTCCGTTAGATTGGACGAGAATCGCAAAAGATAAAGAATTTAGCGGGAACACACATTTTGAGGTACAATTTTTGTTATCTATGATATTTTGAATCTATATATTTTTACTTGGTGCAGCTTTTTGAGGTGCAATATTTTGTATCAAGTGTAATTTCTAGAATTTTATGAGACTTTCCTGTCGTTTCTAATTAACCTTTTCATTCAGAGTTTCTGTGAGATATAACAAGCAAAGTTTATTAGATATTTGATGGAGATCAAAAGTGTTCAACTAATTCTTTGAACTTCGAAGACCAAAATTGCTTGGATCATATTTATGCGACTAGCTTGAAACTATCATAAATATTAAggatcatttttgtcattttcttaatGAATGTGTGTGACTTATTGCTAATAAATATTTGGAGTGAAAATTGAACTTAACGTGTCGGCTTTGCATGTTTCTACAAAGTACAAACTAGTTAAACACTATATATCAGTATAAGAACAAAAAAGAGATTAAAGCCCTCACACCCAATtaaagtgtcttagtttgactagacacggaatttaagaaataaaaagactCTTGAATCTTATGGTCCTAATTTAAAGATtatataatgtactaaaatgttctttgaatcttgtggttataaacttgtcatataggatatttgaattgtccacctactaaatatagaaagagacattctttttaggacaaaccaaaaaagaaagtagaacacttaaattgagacggagggagtacttcactTAGTATTATAGATTATGAGACGAACAGCTTTTTTCATAACGAATTGTATACCGCCAAATTTGTTAACTtgggataacaattaaatttgtataaAAGGGGTTAAAGACAAGTAAATCATATTCTATCAGACCCTTTTTCTTGTGGCTAAACCAAAAGTATAAATAATAGTAAGAATATAAATGGCATAAAGTAAATATtggccagggtgttcacccgaattTCCTTCGTCGAAAAATTATCATGTAtacacaaggttaaaattattttttatgtataaatagtaGATATTGAACCTCCTTGGCTTTCTCatttcttactcttttatatttttgaaccccctaaaGAAAAATCTTGTCTCCGTCACCGGTCGTATTAGTAAATTtagaacactttgattcttgagGAGGAGTGGGATAGTTAACAACAATATCCGAGCCATATGCAGGTCTTGAAATAGGAACACAGGGAGAGAAGAGAAAccaccaagaaaaaaaaaaccatggAACTCAACAGATGTACTGTGCAGCAACCTATCACCACCATTTACCGACTCCACATGTTTCTCCACTCTCTAATCATGCTTGCATTAGTATACTATCGTTTATCTCATTTGCTTTACCTTGAAAACTTCCTCACTTTACAAGCATTTGCATGGGTGCTTATCACCTTAGGTGAAGTTAGTTTCATCATCAAGTGGTTCTTCGGACAAGGGACTCGTTGGCGCCCGGTTGTCAGGGACGTATTCCCTGACAACATAACATGCCACAATTCTCAGCTTCCGGGAATTGACGTGATGGTCTTCACTGCCAACCCTAAGAAAGAGCCAATTGTGGATGTCATGAACACTGTGATATCCGCAATGGCTCTTGATTACCCGACAGACAAGTTGGCGGTGTATCTATCTGATGACGCGGGATGCCCCTTGACATTGTACGCCATGGAGGAAGCGTGTTCTTTTGCTAAGTTGTGGCTCCCTTTCTGTGAGAAGTATGGAATCAAAACAAGGTGCCCCAAAGCGTTTTTTTCTCCATTAGGGGAAGATGATCGTGTTCTTAAGAACGATGACTTTGTAGCTGAAATGAAAGAAATTAAAGTATGGTAACACAAAAGCAAAAGTTTTGTATAGTTCTTTGTAGATGAATTATTAACTATAatgagttttttttctttttctttttgcagtTAAGATATGAGGAGTTCCAGCAGACTGTGAACCGTGCTGGTGAATCAGGAAAAATCAAAGATGATGTAGTGCCTGATAGAGCCCCGTTTATCAAGGTATTCTGAACAATAAACGAAAATGCAGCTTTATTTAACATATAAGCTTTCAAAATATGTTGAGTCAAGTTCAGACATTTCATAACTCTAGTAAACATGGAACATAAATGAAAAACAGACTAGGTACTTGAAGGACATGCACTGTAACAATAAGGAACAAAAATATATACTTCCACTAAAGATTGTGTCGTCTAGGTCAACAACATATGAGTTGAAGAAGTACATTATAATCTTTGGAAGTCAATTAACCCAAATGGAGGGGAAAAAAATATTCCTACTTAGAGTACTTTTTAAATCTTTATTTTGATGAAAGATTTTTGGTGTCCGTCCAGGTAATAAATGACAGGAAAATGGAGAAAGAGAAGAGCTCCAATGGTTTGACGGAAATTCCTATGCTAGTGTACGTATCCCGTGAAAGAAGAACTCACCGTCGTCATCACTTCAAGGGTGGATCTGCAAATGCTCTTGTATGAATTAATAATCATTTTTATCCTCTCTCCTATAGTATTATATACatgtgtctcaatttatgtgatggtgCTTTGAGcgtaattttttcatatgtcttttaaatgtttgaattattaattattgtaacttatataaatatatttttaagtagtttttaaatatgtaaattttattttgaaaaactaCGTAAAAGATTTTACGTCCAAATGTGTTGTCAAAATTAATTAGAGATAATATCTCAGATGATCACTTAACTACGACTATttcactcagaaagtcactcaactatgacTAATttactcagaaagtcactcaactttgttttctaaccaaaaagtcactcaactattggTATTTCACCTACAAAGTCACCCAACCTATTTAAGTGTTTTTTAATTAAATGTTATTGACATTTTTCATTTAAAGCCaaaattataattataataaataaataaaataccaATTTTAACTATTTTATTGACCCACCCACCCCACTAAAAATATATTGACAAAGACCTTTTATTTTACTCTCATTCCCTTCCAATTTCTCTTTTAACAAGAATTAAAAGAAGAAGGAATACAAAGTCTCGcaatcaacaagaaaattaaaTGCATATTGGAATCAGAAAATTAGTATATGAAAAAAGGAACGAAAGCCTAGCTTTGATTCAACATCATGTTATTTTCCTTGCTTACACTGGTTAATTGCTTAGTCTCACATCTTACTGTTTGGTATTAGAAATTTTTGGTCAATGATGGAGGCTGCGTGATTTCCCGTCCAATATATCCCCATTTTCAtatcttattttaattttttgtagTCAATGTATTTTTTCTTGTTAATTGTCAGACTttgtatttcttcttcttttaattCTTGTTAAAAAAGAAATTAGGAGGGAATGAAGGTAAAATAAAAGATCTTGTTCGATATATTATTAGTTGGTTGGATCAATAAAATGGTTAAAATAGGTACTTTTTTATTTCTTACAATtttggctttaaataaaaatttcatgtcagtaaatttaattaaaaaattatataaataggTTAGGGGTGACTTTGTTGGTGAAACACCAATAGCTGAGTGACTTTGtggttagaaaataaagttaagtGACTTTCTGAGTGAACTAACCATTGGTGACTTTCTGAGTGAACTAGTtatagttgagtgactttgtggttagaaaataaagttgagtgactttctgagtgaaCTAGTCATAGTTGAGTGATCATCTGAGATATTATCCCAAATTAATTAgaagtttgaatctcgaaaaacgtaacataaattgggacaaagggagtatcgTATTTGATATTATGTGAATAACAAAATTTTCTAACATCTAATAAATTTCATGCAGCTTCGAGTTTCAGGGATAATCAGTAATGCCCCGTATTTACTGGTTTTAGATTGTGATTTTTTCTGTCATGATCCAACATCAGCTCGGAAGGCAATGTGTTTCCATCTTGATCCAAAGATATCACCTTCTTTAGCTTATGTGCAGTTCCCTCAAGTGTTTTACAATGTCAGCAAGTCAGATATTTACGATGTCAAAATCAGACAGGCTTAcaaggtttttttttcttttcttagttAATTAGAATTTCGCAGagagataattaaaaaaaaaaaattatggtaatatatatacttacttgTAGACAATATGGCACGGGATGGATGGTATTCAAGGCCCAGTGTTATCGGGAACTGGTTATTTTCTGAAGAGGAAGGCGTTATACACGAAGCCAGGTCTAAAGGGTTCGTTTTTTGTCAAACCTAATTTTAAGTTCAACAATATATTTCGTTCattatttgtaaaaaaaaaaaaaaaaaatcatctaatCCTTTTTATTTGCGGTGGTGGACTTTTGTAATAGATGAATTTCTTGGTTCACCGGAGAAGCATTTCGGATCAAGTAGAAAGTTCATTGCTTCACTAGAGGAGAACAATGGTTACATTTATAAGCAAGAGAAAGTCATATCAGAAGATATCATAGAGGAAGCTAAGACCCTGGCTACTTGTGTATACGAGGATGGCACACAATGGGGTGAAGAGGCAAGTTATATATTTTCtccctttgtttcattttaagaAAATTTTGAAAGTACCCTAAAGAGATTTGAAGAGTTCTTGATCTTAAACATGTTACTTCTCTGTTTCACTTTTTGTGACAGTGTTTGACTAGCTAGGCACAAAGTATATaggaaaaataaagatttttaaagtgtgtggtctaaaataagtcattaATATTACTTAAATCCTGATGTAGTTAAACCAAAGTGTTTTCTTTATGAGAAGTACCTTACAAATTCGTTACTCTAAACGCATTACGCAGATCGGTTATTCCTACAATTGCCATTTAGAGAGCACATTTACTGGTTATCTTTTGCACTGCAAAGGATGGACATCGACATATTTATATCCAGAAAGACCATCTTTCTTGGGGTGTGCCCCAGTTGATATGCAAGGTTTCTCCTCACAACTCACAAAATGGGTCGCTGCACTCACACAAGCTGGTCTATCACGTTTGAATCCCCTCACTTATGGCATGAAGAGCAGGATTAGAACTATCCAATGTTTGTGCTATGCCTATTTGATGTATTTCTCTCTCTATTCTTGGGGAATGGTTTTGCACGCCAGTATTCCGTCTATTAGCCTTTTACTTGGCATTCAAGTGTACCCCGAGGTAAACTTTACATTGTTGCAGTATGAttatctcatctaaaagcttaagttgtTAGAAAGaatataatttaatttatttcattACATTGGTCAAGCATATATAATGAGTGATAGTGAGATTTGAACCTAGGACCTCAAATTGCTCTGATacaatgttgtagtatgtgattATCTCGTCCAAAAGCTTAAACTGTTAAATAGCATGTTTTTATATAGTTAATTATCTTTTCAACGCGATCTACTTGGAAATATATTTACAACTTCTCTTTGTTGGTTTAGGTCTATGATCCTTGGTTTGCAGTGTATATAATCGCTTTCATATCGATAATTTTGGAGAATATGTCGGAGTCAATTCCAGAAGGCGGATCGGTTAAAGTGTGGTGGTTGGAATACAGGGCACTGATGATGATGGGAGTTAGTTCAATATGGTTAGGAGGAGTGAAAGCTATAGTTGAAAAGATTATCGGAGCACAAGGTGGAGAGAAATTGTATTTGTCGGACAAAGCAATTGATGAGGAAAAGCTCAAGAAATACGAGAAGGGAAAATTTGATTTCCAAGGGATAGGGATGTTGGCTGTACCATTGATAACATTGTCCGTGTTGAATTTGGTAGGTTTCATGGTTGGAGCTAATCAAGTGATTATTACTATGAGGTTTGAAGATGTGCTTGGCCAACTCCTCCTGTCATCCTTCTTTGTCTTTGTGGTGGTCACTGTTGTCATAGATGTTGTATCTTTCTTAAAAGATTCTTAAACATCTAGTGATGTCAAATGTAATCTAGTATTTGGACGTGCTATGTTGATCTCTCTTGAATAAAAAGGACTTCGAATTATTCGATGACAGAAAATTGTGTTCGTTTTTGTTGCTCTCCATGCCTCCCTTTTGACATTGGGACGTATCTCATCTCAAATGACACGACTTTCTTCTTGCAGGCCCTTGTATGTCATTTTTTAGAGGTGAATATTGCTAATCAATGAAAGGAagagtaaatatctcaaaaggtcaCTCAACTTTGAGTAATTATGTGGCAAAATCACTAAACTTTGCtatatatcaataaaatcacttAACTTTGGTCTTTATtctcataaaatcactcaactaaatGTGTCATCAAAGAATTTGACATGacaatattaattaattttttatgtcATGTAGACATGAACcccacaaataaaataaaataaattcatattttaattttgaatatacatttcaatttttttctaaaatttaatgTATAAAAATTAATCTACTACTTTAGACACTTTACGTGAGAGCTAAGTTGTTAAATTTCAATTGACTCGTTGAAAACACTAATGCCAACGGATATATTTTTAACCTTAGTTCCAACATATATTAACCAAAAAAACtgctcaaaaaaaaaagttgttgttGCTTAAAGGAAAGGGTCCAACCAGTCCTATGTGGCCTTTTCCTTTCTGTCAGACCAGTAATAACATtcgagaaaaggacataaatggtcccttaactatgagagtaggttcaaaatagtcccttaactatgcacttaacggttttagtcctttaagattgccataagttaacaaaaatggtccctcaactatgagggttggttaaaaatagtcccttaagtatgcacttaacagttttggtcttttaagttcgccaaatgttaacacttttagtctccgacaaaatattcatcgaactctgtttgttagatttgacgagaactatgaaaaaattagcgagaactcacatttgggtgtacacattactaaagaaaaggccaaatacctcaggataaaaccgacggacatcagtcggttataggaaaaaacagaggaaaaacctacagacttgataatgtcaaaaaatagtgtctcggaacacaaagaccgacggactctgtcGATTAAAACCGATGTAGTCTatcagctaagtaaaatacaccagatcttagaaataaattagaaatagcagaaactacaaaaattatcactactaaaaacaagcgaaaaaaacgatggacggaaaccgatggataaaatcgagggacactattttttaattttttttagcttttattattttttacgaaaaccaacgaaCGTCCGTCGATTATTTTCAAGGAAAATGCgcagaaactattttttttttaaagaatcacTATGATGGAAGATTTGTTTTCGGGTTTTCAGTAAAAatgagtctagtgtattttacttagccgatGGAGTCCGTTGgtctttgtgttccgagacactattttctaaCATTATCAAGTGTGTAggtttttcctttgttttttcctataaccgactgATGTCCGTCGATTTTATCCTGAggtatttggccttttctttagtaatgcgtacacccaaatgtgagttctcgctaattttttcatagttctcgtcgaatctaacaaacagagttcgatgaatattttgtcgaagACTAAACGTGTTAAcatttggcgaacttaaaggaccaaaactgttaagtgcatacttaagggactatttttaaccaaccctcatagttgagggaccatttttgttaacttatggcaaacttaaaggaccaaaaccgttaagtgcatagttaagggactattttgaacctactctcatagttaagggaccatttatgtccttttctcaaTAACATTCATGTGTTTCTATATATtctttaattatgattaattaatatgtatttttattttatttattttttaattataataaaAATCATACATATTGATTTGGTGTAAATATTTTGTATGAGTAAGTCTTATCTATTAAATAGATGTACGTAAACAAAGTAGAAAGATAAGAAAATAGAGACGAAAAGAAAGATTGTAGAAGCTAAAAAGAAGGACagtgtaataaataaataaataaataaataaataggaaaataatttcaagaaaaagaataagAGCACACATTAAAATAATGTAGAAACAACAAAGAATGAGTTTTAAATGAAGGATTGGTGGGTGGATATTGAGGTATTAAAAtatgatttatttttattttttatttgtgggGTTCATGTCTACATggcataaaaaattaattaatatatattgtCATGTCATTTTTTAATGACATatttagttgagtgattttatgagaATAAAGGTCAacgttgaatgattttattcataTGTAGCAAAGTTCAATGACTTTGCTAAATAATTtctcaaagttgagtgactttttaaGAGTTgtactcatgaaaggaatataaATAATGTTCAACTAATCTTAAATGACGAATGGAAAAAAACTCTCAAACACATGAATAGTGCAAATTTGATAGTAGTTTCAGTTGCTATTACATTTGTGCTAAAATGTGTTTCTTTTACCGTAATTTAGTGGGTGTTTATTGACAATAACAAAGGCCGTCGTAAACTTATAATTGCCGTTGAATAAATGTTGTTGGAGTCTTCACCGACAGCTTTTGCAAATTGCCACTATTTTCTCAGAATTATTTGGTCTAAAATTCAACTCGAATTTGAAGAATTTTGAGTGGCGGAGCTACCCATTTTGGGGGCATAAATTCTCCGTTTTAGGGTGGCAGGTCATTTAATAATGGGGAAATTATATATTGGTCGCTCAGCCAAAAATATTTACAACTACTATTTAATATACATACAGTATATTATACACTAATTATACACAGCtgaacacatatatacatataatatacatatattatatatctgtCTGGCATTTTTTTGGGTGGCGGCCGTAAAAATCTTTTTAATCTATAGGACAAAGTGGCATTGGGGCAGATTAGAGCTCAAGGGATAACTAGTATATGTCGTGCATTTGAGATGCCAAATATttaaggctcaaatatgtcattcaATTGTtaaaaatgactcatttatgtcactcgtcaatagtttgactcatttatgtcatcgaactatagaaaatgactcatttatgccactcatcaatagtttgactcatttatgtcatcgtctGTTATCAAAATGACTCGTCCATGTCATATTTCATTAACGCTGGTTTTACAATACCGTATATGACACGTG
Protein-coding sequences here:
- the LOC132617219 gene encoding cellulose synthase-like protein G1 isoform X1, with translation MELNRCTVQQPITTIYRLHMFLHSLIMLALVYYRLSHLLYLENFLTLQAFAWVLITLGEVSFIIKWFFGQGTRWRPVVRDVFPDNITCHNSQLPGIDVMVFTANPKKEPIVDVMNTVISAMALDYPTDKLAVYLSDDAGCPLTLYAMEEACSFAKLWLPFCEKYGIKTRCPKAFFSPLGEDDRVLKNDDFVAEMKEIKLRYEEFQQTVNRAGESGKIKDDVVPDRAPFIKVINDRKMEKEKSSNGLTEIPMLVYVSRERRTHRRHHFKGGSANALLRVSGIISNAPYLLVLDCDFFCHDPTSARKAMCFHLDPKISPSLAYVQFPQVFYNVSKSDIYDVKIRQAYKTIWHGMDGIQGPVLSGTGYFLKRKALYTKPGLKDEFLGSPEKHFGSSRKFIASLEENNGYIYKQEKVISEDIIEEAKTLATCVYEDGTQWGEEIGYSYNCHLESTFTGYLLHCKGWTSTYLYPERPSFLGCAPVDMQGFSSQLTKWVAALTQAGLSRLNPLTYGMKSRIRTIQCLCYAYLMYFSLYSWGMVLHASIPSISLLLGIQVYPEVYDPWFAVYIIAFISIILENMSESIPEGGSVKVWWLEYRALMMMGVSSIWLGGVKAIVEKIIGAQGGEKLYLSDKAIDEEKLKKYEKGKFDFQGIGMLAVPLITLSVLNLVGFMVGANQVIITMRFEDVLGQLLLSSFFVFVVVTVVIDVVSFLKDS
- the LOC132617219 gene encoding cellulose synthase-like protein G2 isoform X2, whose amino-acid sequence is MELNRCTVQQPITTIYRLHMFLHSLIMLALVYYRLSHLLYLENFLTLQAFAWVLITLGEVSFIIKWFFGQGTRWRPVVRDVFPDNITCHNSQLPGIDVMVFTANPKKEPIVDVMNTVISAMALDYPTDKLAVYLSDDAGCPLTLYAMEEACSFAKLWLPFCEKYGIKTRCPKAFFSPLGEDDRVLKNDDFVAEMKEIKLRYEEFQQTVNRAGESGKIKDDVVPDRAPFIKVINDRKMEKEKSSNGLTEIPMLVYVSRERRTHRRHHFKGGSANALLRVSGIISNAPYLLVLDCDFFCHDPTSARKAMCFHLDPKISPSLAYVQFPQVFYNVSKSDIYDVKIRQAYKTIWHGMDGIQGPVLSGTGYFLKRKALYTKPGLKDEFLGSPEKHFGSSRKFIASLEENNGYIYKQEKVISEDIIEEAKTLATCVYEDGTQWGEEVYDPWFAVYIIAFISIILENMSESIPEGGSVKVWWLEYRALMMMGVSSIWLGGVKAIVEKIIGAQGGEKLYLSDKAIDEEKLKKYEKGKFDFQGIGMLAVPLITLSVLNLVGFMVGANQVIITMRFEDVLGQLLLSSFFVFVVVTVVIDVVSFLKDS